In the Quercus lobata isolate SW786 chromosome 5, ValleyOak3.0 Primary Assembly, whole genome shotgun sequence genome, one interval contains:
- the LOC115993116 gene encoding cyclin-D3-2-like — protein MAEEEEKSHHHLVCLNDLSCNEDNMSTIEQPLSNNHLPQFIVELDEQLDKQYCWLHILLSKEDENHTKLSTCFLKADMSLIIISARQEAVKWILAVNSYHDFSAFTAVLSVNYLDQFLLSFQSRSDMPMKPWMVQLAAVACLSLAAKVVEIHVPLLFDLQVEKSEYVFRPKSIQKMELLVLSLLDWKMNPVTPLSFMNHIIKMVPMGDHRHLEFSALFKHRVLSLLSDFKLVHYRPSVISAAVTLHVMKHMDFGGENLDSCKNELCGILQFNKEKLEACYQLIRTSLANGNNY, from the exons atggctgaagaagaagaaaagtctCATCATCACTTGGTTTGTCTCAATGACCTTTCCTGCAACGAAGATAACATGAGTACTATTGAACAGCCACTGAGTAATAATCATTTGCCACAATTTATAGTGGAACTGGATGAGCAGCTTGACAAGCAATATTGTTGGCTACATATTCTGTTATCTAAGGAAGACGAGAACCATACCAAGCTCTCTACCTGCTTTCTAAAAGCCGATATGTCTCTCATCATCATTTCAGCTCGTCAAGAGGCCGTAAAGTGGATTTTGGCTGTCAATTCTTACCATGATTTCTCTGCCTTCACTGCAGTTTTGTCAGTTAACTATCTTGATCAATTTCTACTCAGTTTTCAGTCAAGGAGTGACATGCCCATGAAGCCTTGGATGGTGCAGTTAGCTGCTGTAGCTTGTCTTTCTTTAGCAGCTAAAGTTGTGGAGATCCACGTTCCTCTTCTCTTTGATCTCCAA GTTGAGAAATCGGAATATGTGTTTAGGCCAAAGTCAATCCAAAAAATGGAACTGTTGGTGCTCTCGCTGCTAGATTGGAAGATGAACCCGGTCACCCCACTTTCTTTCATGAACCACATTATCAAAATGGTTCCCATGGGAGATCACCGGCATTTGGAGTTCTCTGCATTATTTAAGCATCGTGTTCTTTCTCTGCTCAGTGATTTTAAACTAGTGCATTATCGGCCATCTGTAATTTCTGCAGCCGTAACACTTCATGTGATGAAGCATATGGATTTTGGAGGTGAGAATTTGGATTCCTGCAAGAATGAACTCTGTGGTATTCTTCAGTTCAACAAAGAGAAACTCGAGGCATGTTATCAACTCATCCGGACTTCTTTAGCAAATGGCAATAACTACTAG